A single genomic interval of Mustela nigripes isolate SB6536 chromosome 7, MUSNIG.SB6536, whole genome shotgun sequence harbors:
- the RAE1 gene encoding mRNA export factor RAE1, with protein MSLFGTTSGFGTSGTSMFGSTSTDNHNPMKDIEVTSSPDDSIGCLSFSPPTLPGNFLIAGSWANDVRCWEVQDSGQTIPKAQQMHTGPVLDVCWSDDGSKVFTASCDKTAKMWDLNSNQAIQIAQHDAPVKTVHWIKAPNYSCVMTGSWDKTLKFWDTRSSNPMMVLQLPERCYCADVIYPMAVVATAERGLIVYQLENQPSEFRRIESPLKHQHRCVAIFKDKQNKPTGFALGSIEGRVAIHYINPPNPAKDNFTFKCHRSNGTNTSAPQDIYAVNGIAFHPVHGTLATVGSDGRFSFWDKDARTKLKTSEQLDQPIAACCFNHNGNIFAYASSYDWSKGHEFYNPQKKNYIFLRNAAEELKPRNKK; from the exons ATGAGTCTGTTTGGGACAACCTCGGGTTTTGGAACTAGTGGGACCAGCATGTTTGGCAGCACAAGCACAGATAACCACAACCCTATGAAG GATATTGAAGTAACATCCTCTCCTGATGACAGCATTGGTTGTCTGTCCTTTAGCCCACCAACCTTGCCTGGGAACTTCCTTATCGCAGGATCATGGGCTAACGAT GTTCGCTGCTGGGAAGTTCAAGATAGTGGACAGACTATTCCAAAAGCCCAGCAGATGCACACAGGGCCTGTCTTAGATGTCTGCTGGAGCGAT gatgGGAGCAAAGTATTTACAGCATCATGTGATAAAACTGCCAAAATGTGGGACCTCAACAGCAATCAGGCAATACAGATTGCACAG CACGATGCCCCCGTGAAGACCGTACACTGGATCAAAGCGCCTAACTACAGCTGCGTGATGACCGGGAGTTGGGATAAGACTCTGAAG tTTTGGGATACACGATCATCAAATCCTATGATGGTTCTGCAGCTCCCTGAAAGATGTTACTGTGCCGATGTG ATCTACCCTATGGCTGTGGTGGCCACTGCAGAGAGAGGACTGATTGTCTACCAGTTAGAGAACCAACCATCCGAGTTCAGGAGGATAGAGTCTCCACTGAAGCATCAG CATCGATGTGTggctatttttaaagacaaacagAACAAGCCGACTGGTTTCGCCCTGGGAAGCATCGAGGGGAGGGTTGCTATTCACTACATCAACCCCCCAAATCC CGCCAAAGATAACTTTACCTTCAAATGTCACCGCTCGAACGGAACCAATACCTCAGCTCCTCAGGACATCTATGCG GTAAATGGGATCGCGTTCCATCCTGTCCACGGCACGCTTGCCACGGTGGGGTCCGATGGCAGATTCAGCTTTTGGGACAAAGATGCCAGGACGAAACTAAAAACTTCCGAACAGCTGGACCAGCCGATAGCGGCTTGCTGCTTCAATCACAACGGAAACATATTCGCCTACGCCTCCAGCTACGACTGGTCAAAG GGACACGAATTTTATAAtccccaaaagaaaaattacattttcctgCGTAATGCAGCCGAAGAGCTAAAACCCAGGAATAAGAAATAG